One window of the Fundidesulfovibrio putealis DSM 16056 genome contains the following:
- a CDS encoding bacteriohemerythrin codes for MASVQWSDTLSVNIPEIDLQHRQLIELVAELEKALESGADKEIMGRVIRELNTYVREHFSAEERWMARYQFPGLKGHAAQHEKFVETLLHFELDYLADRKELSAELLAFLMSWFTEHILGYDQHYAHYFLEKGYV; via the coding sequence ATGGCATCCGTTCAATGGTCCGACACCCTTTCGGTCAACATCCCCGAAATCGACCTCCAGCACCGCCAGCTGATCGAACTGGTCGCGGAGCTGGAGAAGGCCCTGGAATCCGGGGCTGACAAGGAAATCATGGGCCGCGTCATCCGCGAGCTCAACACCTACGTCCGTGAGCACTTTTCTGCGGAAGAACGCTGGATGGCGCGCTACCAGTTCCCCGGCCTCAAAGGCCATGCGGCCCAGCACGAGAAATTCGTGGAGACGCTGCTGCACTTCGAGCTGGACTACCTGGCCGACCGCAAGGAGCTCTCCGCCGAACTGCTCGCCTTCCTCATGAGCTGGTTCACGGAGCACATCCTGGGCTACGATCAGCACTACGCCCACTACTTCCTGGAAAAGGGGTACGTCTGA
- the hemA gene encoding glutamyl-tRNA reductase — MQHDIHLFGLNHRTADVGVRECFALKDQERFEECVRSLGRAVDEVLVLSTCNRVEILVVAPRGSGVSDKVLECWARASGKEGHELAPHVYEHRDLDAVEHLFLVASGLDSMVLGEPQILGQLKQAYKSAVDKAQARVVVNRMLHKAFSTAKRVRTETGIGTSAVSISYAAVELAKRIFGEMGDKKAMLIGAGEMAELAATHLVGAGVSSLYVVNRTLSRAEELASRFKGKAYSFTELIERLPEVDIVISSTGSAEPIIRARDIKDVLKKRKYRPMFFIDIAVPRDIDPDINSLDNIYLYDIDDLKEVVEENKAQRQNEAEKAREIIKSETAKFGQWLDSLDLQPTIVDLLTHGEELARKELKRTLKRLGPDCDDAVKAAVETLALSLSRKLYHDPLTFLKRRSQEEGGERFLDLARRMFNLDEDAVPPEAHLDRKNTLED, encoded by the coding sequence ATGCAGCACGACATCCATCTTTTCGGCCTGAATCACCGCACTGCCGACGTAGGCGTGCGGGAGTGCTTCGCCCTCAAGGACCAGGAACGCTTCGAGGAGTGCGTGCGCTCCCTGGGGCGCGCCGTGGACGAGGTGCTGGTGCTCTCCACCTGCAACCGAGTGGAAATCCTGGTGGTGGCCCCTCGCGGCTCGGGAGTTTCCGACAAAGTCCTGGAGTGCTGGGCTCGGGCCAGCGGCAAGGAAGGCCACGAACTGGCCCCCCACGTCTACGAACACCGCGACCTGGACGCCGTGGAGCACCTCTTCCTGGTGGCCTCCGGGCTTGATTCCATGGTGCTTGGCGAGCCGCAGATCCTGGGGCAGCTGAAGCAAGCCTACAAGTCCGCCGTGGACAAGGCCCAGGCCCGCGTGGTGGTCAACCGCATGCTGCACAAGGCCTTTTCAACGGCCAAGCGGGTGCGCACCGAGACCGGCATCGGCACCAGCGCCGTGTCCATCAGCTACGCCGCCGTGGAGCTGGCCAAGCGGATCTTCGGAGAAATGGGCGACAAGAAGGCCATGCTGATCGGCGCGGGCGAGATGGCGGAACTTGCCGCCACCCACCTGGTGGGCGCAGGCGTCAGCTCGCTGTACGTGGTCAACCGGACCCTGTCGCGCGCGGAGGAGCTGGCTTCGCGCTTCAAGGGCAAGGCCTACTCCTTCACGGAGCTCATCGAGCGGCTGCCGGAAGTGGACATCGTCATCAGCTCCACCGGCTCCGCCGAGCCCATCATCCGCGCGCGCGACATCAAGGACGTCCTGAAAAAGCGCAAGTACCGCCCCATGTTCTTCATCGACATCGCCGTGCCGCGCGACATCGATCCCGACATCAACAGCCTGGACAACATCTACCTCTACGACATCGACGACCTCAAGGAAGTGGTGGAGGAAAACAAGGCCCAGCGCCAGAACGAGGCCGAGAAGGCCCGCGAGATCATAAAAAGCGAGACCGCCAAGTTCGGACAGTGGCTGGACTCCCTGGACCTGCAGCCCACCATCGTGGACCTGCTGACGCACGGTGAGGAGCTGGCCCGCAAGGAACTGAAAAGGACGCTCAAGCGCCTGGGCCCCGACTGCGACGACGCGGTCAAGGCTGCGGTGGAGACGCTGGCCCTGTCGCTTTCGCGAAAGCTCTACCACGACCCGCTCACCTTCCTGAAGCGGCGCTCCCAGGAGGAAGGCGGCGAACGTTTCCTGGATCTGGCGCGCCGCATGTTCAACCTCGACGAGGACGCCGTGCCTCCCGAGGCGCACCTGGACCGCAAAAACACCCTGGAGGACTAG
- a CDS encoding cytochrome C assembly family protein, whose product MAFAEMLPYAVLALYLIGSGGHICGIITHSERPKRLGGAISGAGFALHALTLGLQLADNPAVALTSGEFYLSLFSWSLLLILFTLWIRLKMSFLGLIATPLAMVVLLGSQAVTSARVPLPSSLAGLFFGLHIGTLFVSMGLMAMAAAAGAAYLKLEKRIKSKEKLLGVWAALPSLDKLDAANRLAVTAGFPLYTVGLVSGFLWAGLTWTRFFSWDPKEVAAVFIWLLFAYLFHQRVALGWRGRKTAWLAIWVFGLTLASMFGINFLVKTHHSFT is encoded by the coding sequence ATGGCCTTTGCTGAAATGCTCCCCTACGCGGTTCTGGCCCTGTACCTGATAGGCAGCGGCGGCCACATCTGCGGCATCATCACCCACAGTGAGCGCCCCAAGAGGCTCGGCGGGGCCATCTCAGGAGCGGGCTTCGCCCTGCATGCCCTGACCCTGGGCCTTCAACTGGCGGACAATCCCGCCGTGGCCCTGACCAGCGGCGAATTCTACCTGAGCCTTTTCTCCTGGAGCCTTCTGCTCATCCTGTTCACCCTGTGGATTCGTCTCAAGATGTCCTTCCTCGGGCTCATCGCCACTCCGCTGGCCATGGTGGTGCTGCTGGGCTCCCAGGCGGTCACCTCGGCGCGCGTGCCCCTGCCGTCCTCGCTGGCGGGCCTGTTCTTCGGGCTGCACATCGGCACGCTGTTCGTGTCCATGGGCCTCATGGCCATGGCCGCCGCAGCCGGAGCCGCCTACCTGAAGCTCGAAAAGCGCATCAAGTCCAAGGAAAAGCTGCTGGGAGTCTGGGCGGCCCTGCCCTCGCTGGACAAGCTGGACGCAGCCAACCGCCTTGCGGTCACGGCTGGCTTCCCGCTGTACACCGTGGGCCTGGTCTCGGGCTTTCTCTGGGCGGGACTCACCTGGACCCGCTTCTTCTCCTGGGACCCCAAGGAAGTGGCCGCCGTGTTCATCTGGCTCTTGTTCGCCTACCTCTTCCATCAGCGCGTGGCCCTGGGCTGGCGCGGCAGGAAGACCGCCTGGCTGGCCATCTGGGTTTTCGGGCTGACCCTTGCCTCGATGTTTGGAATCAACTTTCTGGTCAAGACGCACCATAGCTTCACCTGA
- a CDS encoding precorrin-2 dehydrogenase/sirohydrochlorin ferrochelatase family protein yields MRYYPLYADLSRKRCLVVGAGEVGRRKIGTLAACGASEVLVLETRAPDADLLDTLALPSVIFEQRSFKDSDLDGRFLVIASTSNEELNWRISRACEERGILCNIVDQPEKCSFIVPALFTQGDLTVAISTGGGSPALARKIRKELGEFLGSEYGAVLVLMSRLRPMVLELGLGSPRNAAIFRGLVDSGLLDALERKDQAMASDLLAGHIPGELHARIPEILDGLC; encoded by the coding sequence ATGCGATACTACCCCCTGTACGCGGACCTTTCCCGCAAGCGCTGCCTCGTGGTGGGCGCCGGAGAAGTCGGCCGCCGCAAAATCGGAACGCTGGCCGCCTGCGGCGCCAGCGAAGTCCTGGTCCTGGAGACCCGCGCCCCGGACGCGGACCTGCTGGACACCCTGGCCCTGCCCTCCGTGATCTTCGAGCAGCGCTCCTTCAAGGACTCGGACCTGGACGGGCGCTTCCTGGTCATCGCCTCCACCTCCAACGAGGAGCTCAACTGGCGCATCAGCCGCGCCTGCGAGGAGCGCGGCATTCTGTGCAACATCGTGGACCAGCCCGAGAAGTGCAGCTTCATCGTGCCGGCGCTGTTCACCCAGGGCGACCTGACCGTGGCCATCTCCACCGGGGGCGGCTCCCCGGCCCTGGCCCGCAAGATCAGGAAGGAACTGGGCGAGTTCCTGGGGTCGGAATACGGCGCGGTGCTGGTGCTCATGAGCAGGCTTCGGCCCATGGTGCTGGAGCTTGGCCTGGGCTCGCCCAGGAACGCAGCCATCTTCAGGGGCCTCGTGGACTCGGGGCTCCTTGACGCACTGGAACGCAAGGACCAGGCCATGGCCTCGGACCTGCTGGCCGGGCACATTCCCGGCGAACTGCATGCGCGCATCCCGGAGATTCTGGATGGCCTTTGCTGA